In the genome of Bradyrhizobium arachidis, one region contains:
- a CDS encoding efflux RND transporter permease subunit, protein MDRLVALAVNRRFLMVGMFVAVLIGGLIAFNQLNIEAYPDPTPPMVDIVTQSPGLSAEEIERYITIPIETQVAGLKNITTIRTISLYGLSDVKIQFSFAYTYEEALQQVLNRLAQLAPLPGNVQPQISPLSPIGEIFRYRLVGPPNYSVLDLKTIQDWVLQRRFRAVPGVIDVTGWGGKSKTYELQVDFNKLVANGLTLPQVLQAVGNANVNVGGNTVNIGQQSAVVRGVGLIRSIDDLANTMIAQTNGNPVLVKDVATVTVGQKPRLGIAGIDDADDIVQGIVLMRRGEQSSPTIKRVHQLVQTINNSSILPPGVRIERIYDRGDLIELTTHTVLHNMVVGILLIVLLQWIFLGDLRSALIVGATIPFALFFAVIILVLRGESANLLSVGAIDFGLIVDATVIMVEAIFRRLTQTTPVSETEHMSPETLFGMKSHAILSAAADVSRSIFFAAAIIIAAFIPLFTLSGVEGNIFGPMARTYAYALAGGLLATFTVTPALSAIILPAHVEETETKVMQILHRLYMPVLNWAVANRSIVLGAAVGLVLMTVALARLLGLEFLPKLEEGNLWIRATLPPTISLQEGNSYVNEMRKVIRARPEVESVVSQHGRPDDGTDAAGFFNAEFFAPLKPASQWPGTRDKEELTAQLLKQLDDRFPGVEFNFSQYLQDNVSEAVSGVKGENSIKLFGSDLQALTDTANKIKQVLSTVQGVTDLAVFTSLGQPTIQIDIDRAKAARYGLAPGDINATIKVAIGGDTAGDLYEPGSDRHFPIIVRLAPEYRRSAEAIQNLRIGAPGPNGTVTQIPLSEVATINLVSGAAYIYREQQERYLPIKFSVRERDLGSAIREAQQKIADQVQLPPGSHMEWVGEFGNLQDAIRRLSIVVPISLALIGVLLWFNFGSMADTLLAMSVIPMAIFGGVLGLLITGTAFSVSAAIGFIALFGIAVMDGIIILSQFNQLIEEGMDRMSAVVRTGELQLRPVLMTCVVAGVGLLPAALSEGIGSQVQKPLAVVVVTGMMLAPVVILVTLPVLISFFSRRAR, encoded by the coding sequence ATGGATCGCCTCGTCGCCCTTGCCGTCAACCGGCGCTTCCTGATGGTCGGCATGTTCGTCGCCGTGTTGATCGGCGGCCTGATCGCGTTCAACCAGCTCAACATCGAGGCCTATCCCGACCCGACCCCGCCGATGGTCGACATCGTGACCCAAAGTCCGGGCCTGTCGGCTGAAGAGATCGAGCGCTACATCACGATCCCGATCGAGACCCAGGTCGCGGGTCTGAAGAACATCACGACCATCCGCACCATCTCGCTCTACGGTCTCTCCGACGTCAAAATCCAGTTCTCCTTCGCCTATACTTATGAAGAGGCGTTGCAGCAGGTGCTGAACCGGCTGGCGCAGCTCGCGCCGCTGCCGGGCAACGTGCAGCCGCAGATCTCGCCGCTCAGCCCGATCGGCGAAATCTTCCGCTACCGCCTGGTCGGCCCGCCGAACTACAGCGTGCTCGATCTCAAGACCATCCAGGACTGGGTGCTCCAGCGCCGCTTCCGCGCCGTGCCCGGCGTCATCGACGTCACGGGGTGGGGTGGCAAGAGCAAGACCTACGAGCTCCAGGTCGATTTCAACAAGCTGGTCGCCAACGGACTGACGCTGCCGCAAGTGCTCCAGGCCGTCGGCAATGCGAACGTCAATGTCGGCGGCAACACCGTCAATATCGGCCAGCAATCGGCCGTGGTGCGCGGCGTCGGCCTGATACGTTCGATCGACGATCTCGCCAACACCATGATCGCCCAGACCAACGGCAATCCGGTGCTGGTCAAGGACGTCGCCACCGTCACCGTCGGGCAGAAGCCCCGCCTCGGCATCGCCGGCATCGACGATGCCGACGACATCGTGCAGGGCATCGTGCTGATGCGTCGCGGCGAGCAGAGCTCGCCGACCATCAAGCGCGTCCATCAGCTCGTTCAAACCATCAACAACTCCAGCATCTTGCCGCCGGGCGTGCGCATCGAACGCATCTACGACCGCGGCGACCTGATCGAGCTCACCACCCACACCGTGCTGCACAACATGGTGGTCGGCATTCTCTTGATCGTGCTGCTGCAATGGATCTTCCTCGGCGATCTCCGCAGTGCGTTGATCGTCGGCGCCACCATTCCGTTCGCGCTGTTCTTCGCCGTGATCATCTTGGTGCTGCGCGGTGAATCGGCGAACCTGCTGTCGGTCGGCGCGATCGATTTCGGCCTGATCGTCGATGCCACCGTCATCATGGTGGAGGCGATCTTCCGCCGCCTGACGCAGACGACGCCGGTGTCGGAAACCGAGCACATGTCGCCCGAGACGCTGTTCGGCATGAAGAGCCACGCCATCCTCAGCGCCGCCGCCGACGTCTCACGCTCGATCTTCTTCGCCGCCGCGATCATCATCGCCGCGTTCATCCCGCTGTTCACGCTGTCAGGCGTCGAAGGCAACATCTTCGGGCCGATGGCGCGCACCTATGCCTATGCGCTCGCTGGCGGCTTGCTTGCGACCTTCACGGTCACCCCGGCGCTGTCAGCGATCATCCTGCCCGCGCATGTCGAGGAAACCGAGACGAAGGTCATGCAGATCCTGCACCGGCTCTACATGCCGGTGCTCAATTGGGCGGTCGCAAACCGCAGCATCGTCCTCGGTGCCGCGGTCGGCCTCGTGCTGATGACGGTCGCGCTCGCCCGGCTGCTCGGTCTCGAATTCCTGCCGAAGCTGGAAGAGGGCAATCTCTGGATCCGCGCCACGCTGCCGCCGACCATCTCGCTGCAGGAAGGCAATTCCTACGTCAACGAGATGCGCAAGGTGATCCGCGCCCGGCCCGAGGTCGAATCCGTGGTGTCGCAGCATGGCCGTCCCGACGACGGCACCGACGCCGCCGGCTTCTTCAACGCCGAGTTCTTCGCCCCGCTCAAGCCCGCTAGCCAATGGCCCGGCACGCGCGACAAGGAAGAGCTGACCGCGCAGCTGCTCAAGCAGCTCGACGACCGCTTCCCCGGCGTCGAATTCAACTTCTCGCAATATCTCCAGGACAACGTCTCCGAAGCCGTCTCCGGCGTGAAGGGCGAGAACTCGATCAAGCTGTTCGGCAGCGATCTCCAGGCGCTCACCGACACCGCCAACAAAATCAAGCAGGTGCTGTCGACCGTGCAGGGCGTCACCGACCTCGCGGTGTTCACCTCGCTCGGGCAGCCGACCATCCAGATCGACATCGACCGCGCCAAGGCCGCCCGCTATGGCCTCGCGCCCGGCGACATCAATGCCACCATCAAGGTCGCGATCGGCGGTGACACCGCGGGCGATCTCTATGAGCCCGGCAGCGACCGCCACTTCCCGATCATCGTGCGCCTTGCGCCGGAATACCGCCGGAGTGCCGAGGCGATCCAGAACTTGCGGATCGGCGCGCCCGGGCCGAATGGCACCGTCACCCAGATCCCCTTGAGCGAGGTCGCCACCATCAACCTGGTGTCGGGTGCGGCCTACATCTATCGCGAGCAGCAGGAACGCTATCTGCCGATCAAGTTCTCGGTGCGCGAGCGCGACCTCGGCAGCGCGATCCGCGAGGCGCAGCAGAAGATCGCCGACCAGGTGCAATTACCGCCCGGCTCGCACATGGAATGGGTCGGCGAATTCGGAAACCTCCAGGACGCGATCCGCCGGCTGTCGATCGTGGTGCCGATCTCGCTGGCGCTGATCGGCGTGCTGCTCTGGTTCAATTTCGGCTCGATGGCCGACACGCTGCTGGCGATGAGCGTGATCCCGATGGCGATCTTCGGCGGCGTGCTGGGTCTCTTGATCACCGGCACGGCGTTCAGCGTCTCCGCAGCGATCGGTTTCATCGCGCTGTTCGGCATCGCCGTGATGGACGGCATCATCATCCTGTCGCAGTTCAATCAGTTGATCGAAGAGGGCATGGACCGCATGAGCGCGGTGGTGCGCACCGGCGAATTGCAGCTGCGGCCCGTGCTGATGACCTGCGTCGTCGCCGGCGTCGGCCTGTTGCCAGCGGCGCTGTCGGAGGGCATCGGCTCGCAGGTGCAGAAGCCGCTCGCCGTCGTGGTCGTCACCGGCATGATGCTGGCGCCGGTCGTGATCCTCGTGACCTTGCCGGTCTTGATCTCTTTCTTCTCGCGCCGCGCGCGCTGA
- a CDS encoding amidohydrolase family protein, translating to MLNRRSVLLASLAAGVAMTNRAHARAAQPATPVNFDVPPHACDCHTHIHGDVEKFPFFAGRVYTPEPASPEEMAALHKALHMERVVIVTPSVYGTDNSSSLFGMKARGANARGVAVIDDKTPESALDTMHQDGFRGVRLNLATGGVNDPNVGRPRFTAAVERMKARGWHVQLYTTLAMISAIKDLVETAPVPVVFDHFGGLEAERGLEQPGFSDLVALVKSGKAYVKISGAYRSSKLAPDYQDMAPYAQALIAANPDRIVWGTDWPHPDSSRVEGRKATDIAPLYQIDDGRLLNQLPVWAPDAGVRKKILVDNPARLYGF from the coding sequence GTGCTCAATCGACGCAGCGTCCTGCTTGCCTCCCTCGCCGCCGGAGTAGCCATGACCAACAGAGCCCACGCCCGGGCCGCGCAGCCCGCGACGCCGGTCAATTTCGACGTTCCGCCGCACGCCTGCGACTGCCACACCCACATCCACGGCGATGTCGAAAAGTTTCCGTTCTTCGCCGGGCGCGTCTACACGCCCGAGCCGGCTTCGCCGGAGGAGATGGCCGCACTGCACAAGGCGCTACATATGGAGCGCGTGGTGATCGTCACGCCCAGCGTCTACGGCACCGATAATTCGTCGAGCCTGTTCGGCATGAAGGCGCGCGGCGCGAATGCGCGTGGCGTCGCCGTGATCGACGACAAGACGCCGGAGAGCGCGCTCGACACGATGCATCAGGACGGCTTCCGCGGCGTCCGCCTCAATCTGGCGACCGGCGGCGTCAATGACCCCAATGTCGGCCGGCCCCGCTTCACCGCCGCAGTCGAGCGCATGAAAGCGCGCGGCTGGCACGTGCAGCTTTACACCACGCTTGCCATGATCTCGGCGATCAAGGACCTCGTCGAGACCGCGCCGGTGCCGGTCGTGTTCGACCATTTCGGCGGCCTCGAAGCCGAGCGGGGCCTGGAGCAGCCCGGCTTCTCCGATCTCGTCGCGCTGGTGAAGTCCGGCAAGGCCTATGTCAAGATCTCCGGCGCCTACCGCTCGTCGAAGCTCGCGCCCGATTATCAGGACATGGCGCCGTACGCGCAGGCGCTGATCGCGGCCAACCCCGATCGCATCGTCTGGGGCACCGACTGGCCGCATCCGGATTCGAGCCGCGTCGAGGGACGCAAGGCCACCGACATCGCGCCGCTCTACCAGATCGACGACGGTCGGCTGCTCAACCAGCTTCCGGTGTGGGCGCCGGATGCGGGCGTGCGCAAGAAAATCCTGGTCGACAATCCGGCGCGGCTTTACGGGTTCTAG
- a CDS encoding TolC family outer membrane protein: protein MIGRAARAGRVMTQHRSGVGPVLATWTALALCCALPAAASAEALPEALAKAYQTNPQLNAERARQRATDENVPQALAGYRPQIVASLSAGLQSVRNLLPDNTIQTANLKPWVIGVTVTQTLFNGFRTANNVRAAELQVQSGREALRNVGQGVLLDAVTAYTNVLANQSLVEAQRSNVAFLRETLAVTQRRLNAGDVTPTDTAQAEARLNRGLADLNAAEVALAVSQATYAQVIGNPPSQLRAAEVVDRYLPKSREDAMTMAIRQHPAVMAAGFDVDVASTNIRVAEGALLPSASVQGSASKSRNNDPTLGTFAEDQASIVASVTAPIYDGGQAASQTRQAKEVSAQSRLVLDQVRNQARTAAVSAWVANEGAKIAVSASESEVKAATVALQGVQREAAGGQRTTVDVLNSQADLIQAKARLIGALRDRVIASYTLLSAVGHLDVKTLSLNTPDYLPDVHYQQVRDAWHGLRTPSGQ, encoded by the coding sequence ATGATTGGGCGTGCCGCTAGAGCTGGTCGCGTGATGACGCAGCATCGATCGGGCGTGGGGCCTGTGCTTGCGACATGGACCGCGCTGGCGCTCTGTTGCGCCCTGCCCGCTGCTGCGTCGGCGGAAGCCCTGCCGGAGGCATTGGCGAAAGCCTACCAGACCAACCCGCAGCTCAATGCCGAGCGCGCACGCCAGCGCGCGACCGACGAGAACGTGCCGCAGGCGCTGGCCGGCTACCGGCCGCAAATCGTGGCGAGCCTCAGCGCCGGCCTGCAATCGGTGCGCAACCTTTTGCCCGACAACACCATCCAGACCGCGAACCTGAAGCCGTGGGTGATCGGCGTCACCGTGACGCAGACCCTGTTCAACGGCTTCCGCACGGCCAACAACGTGCGCGCCGCCGAGCTCCAGGTGCAGTCGGGCCGCGAGGCGCTGCGCAATGTCGGCCAGGGCGTGCTGCTCGACGCGGTCACCGCCTACACCAACGTGCTCGCCAACCAGTCGCTGGTCGAGGCGCAGCGCTCCAACGTCGCCTTCCTGCGCGAGACGCTCGCGGTCACCCAGCGCCGCCTCAACGCCGGCGACGTCACGCCGACGGATACCGCGCAGGCCGAAGCCCGTCTCAACCGCGGCCTTGCCGATCTCAACGCCGCCGAAGTCGCGCTCGCGGTCAGCCAGGCAACCTATGCGCAGGTGATCGGCAATCCCCCGTCGCAGCTTCGAGCCGCCGAGGTCGTCGACCGTTATCTGCCGAAGAGCCGCGAGGACGCCATGACGATGGCGATTCGTCAGCATCCGGCGGTGATGGCCGCAGGCTTCGACGTCGATGTCGCCTCGACCAATATCCGCGTCGCCGAGGGCGCGCTGCTGCCGAGCGCCAGCGTCCAGGGCAGCGCCAGCAAAAGCCGCAACAACGACCCGACGCTCGGCACCTTCGCCGAGGACCAGGCCTCGATCGTCGCCAGCGTCACCGCGCCGATCTATGACGGCGGCCAGGCCGCCTCGCAGACCCGGCAGGCCAAGGAGGTCTCGGCGCAGAGCCGGCTCGTGCTCGACCAAGTCCGCAACCAGGCGCGCACCGCCGCCGTCAGCGCATGGGTCGCGAACGAAGGCGCCAAGATCGCGGTCTCGGCCTCGGAGTCCGAGGTGAAGGCGGCAACCGTCGCGCTCCAGGGCGTGCAGCGCGAAGCCGCCGGCGGACAGCGCACGACGGTCGACGTCTTGAACTCGCAGGCCGACCTGATCCAGGCCAAGGCCCGCCTGATCGGCGCGCTGCGCGACCGCGTGATCGCCTCCTACACCCTGCTCAGCGCCGTCGGCCATCTCGACGTCAAGACCTTGAGCCTGAACACGCCGGACTATTTGCCCGACGTGCACTACCAGCAGGTCCGCGACGCCTGGCACGGCCTGCGCACGCCGTCGGGGCAGTAA